From the genome of Streptomyces sp. V2I9:
GGCCCCGAGCCCGTTGACCAGAACGATGACGGAGGAACCGCGGGCCGGGGAGAGCGCGTCGAGAAGCTCCCGGACCATGCGCTCCACGAGAGGGCGGAGAGGCCCGCGAGGAATGGTCCGGCGGGCGCGCTCGCCGTGGATGCCGACGCCGTACTCCAGTTCCTCCGGATCGAGGGCGAAGGCCGGCCTGCCCGTGCTGGGCGCGGTGTGGGCCGCTGAGGCGACGGCCAGGGTGCGACAGCGTGCGGCGAGGCGGGTGCCGAACTCCTGCAGCTCCCGGAGGCCCGTGCCGGTGTCGGCCGCCGCTCCGAGGATCTTCTCGATCAGGACGGTTCCGCCGGTACCACGGCGACCCGCGGCGATGTCCTCGGAGTCGGTGGCGAGGTCGTCGTCGATCAGGACGCGGGCACAGGGGACATCGCGGTGGGCGAGCCGTTCGGCGGCGATACCGAAGTTGATCCGGTCCCCCGTGTAGTTCTTCACGATGTGCAGCACCCCCTCGGACCGGGCGGCCGCGAGAGACCCTTCGTACACCTGCCGGTTGTGCGGCGAGGCGAAGACGAGTCCCGGACAGGCGGCGTCCAGCATGCCCCGTCCGACGTATCCGGCGTGCAGGGGTTCGTGGCCCGATCCGCCACCCGAGAGGAGGCCGACCCTCCGCGTGGGTGCCGGGTCGCGGGCCAGGAGGAAGCCGTGATCCGGGTCGAGCGTGAGCAGATCCGCGTGGGCGCGGGCGAAGCCCCGCAGAGCGTCCGGCACCAGGGTGTCGTCACCGTTCTCGAAATACGATGCCATCCAGGTCCTCCGTCATCGAGGGCCGCGAGCGGCTGGGCCGGGCCCCTCCCGCCGAGGTGACTTACATGCTGCGCCCCCGGCCGCCGCAGAGCAATTCATAGGACTGTCGGTCATTCATTCGTACGGGCTTAGTCGAATGGGTGATCGCGCGACTTGTGCCCTTTGCCTGCAATGGGGTGGGGCCGGGGCGGCGGTGGTCGCCGACTCCCGCAGGTCGCGTGCGCCGGCGTCCCCCTCGCTGTCGAGCGATTCGCGGAGGACCGTCGAGAACTCCTGGCTGCCGTGGCCGACGGCGGGCGACCGCGACGGACTCCTTGCCGCGCGGGAGGAAGTGGTTGCGGACGCGCCGCGGAGCCGGGTGGTCGGGACGCGTCGCCGTGCCCCGGTCACCCGGCCGGGCAGGGGATCGATCTTCCTCGGGAACCTCACGTTCGAGAAGCGCCGGTGTAGAGTGAGCAACGCCCCTGACCTGCACAAAGCTGGCGGGGAGCCGTCTTCGAGGAGTCCACGATGCTGCGCACTCTGTTCAAATCCAAGATCCACCGGGCCACCGTCACCCAGGCCGACCTGCACTACGTCGGGTCCGTGACGGTCGACGCCGCTCTGATGGAGGCCGCCGACCTGCTGCCCGGCGAGCTGGTCCATATCGTTGACATCGACAACGGCGCCCGCCTGGAGACGTATGTCATCGAGGGCGAGCGCGGCTCCGGTGTCATCGGGATCAACGGCGCCGCCGCACACCTCGTCCACCCCGGTGACCTGGTCATCCTGATCAGCTACGCCCAGGTCGACGATGCGGAGGCCCGTGCTTTCGTGCCGCGCGTCGTCCACGTGGACGCGGACAACCGGATCGTGGCGCTCGGGACGGACGCCTCGGCGCCCGTTCCGGGGACCCGTACGGAGCGGAGCCCGCAGGCCGTCGTCGCGGGCGGCTGAGTCCGCCGTCCGTGTGCGGGGGCGACCACGGACGCCCGTGTCGGGACAAGCCCACGGGTGCGCCTTGGATGCGCCCGGATGACGGGGAGAGAGCAGGAGCCATGGCGGACGTGGAGATCAGGGACGACCGGGAGAGCGGCAGCCTCGTGGCGTACGAGGGCGGTGAGCCGGTCGGTTCCATCGCGTACTTCGCCGTGGAACCGGCCCCCGGTGCCCTGGTGGCCGTGCACACCGTCGTCCGGCCCGAGCACGAGGGCAAGGGCATCGCGGGGGCGCTCGTGCGCGAGTTCTACGCCATGGCCGGCCGGGAAGGGGTACCCGTCGTACCGCTGTGCCCGTACGCAGCGAAGTGGGCCCAGCGCCACCCCGACGAGGCGCCGGAGGCCCCGGCCGAGCTCGTCCAGGAGGCGGAGCGCCGGCTCGGGGACCACCCCGAACTGCACTGAGCGGGGAGCCGGCCGCAGCCCCGGCCGGCTCCGGGGACGTGTCCGGGAATCCGCCCGCTCCGGGCGGTCCCGGTCACGTCCGTCCGTAGGACTGCGGCGGCGCGCGCGTGTGGACTCGGCAGGCGCGGGCAGCCGCACCGGGAGACGGTGGAGGAAAGCTCCATCTGTTCGTTTCGTCCCGTTGTGGAGGATCGCGATGACCCACCCGTACCCCGACCCCGTACCGCCCTCGCCGACGCCTCCGCCCGTGCCGGGCCCGCCCACCCCGGTGCCCAGCCCGCCGCCCGTGCCGCCGGGGCCCGCACCGGTTCCGCCCGGTCCCTCGCCGGACCCGATCCCGCAGCCGCCCGCTCCGGGCCCGGACCCCGTACCGGACCCGGAGCCCGAGCCGCAGCCCGCCGGGAGCTGACCGGCGGCGGACCGGAGCGCGACAGCCACGCCTCGCACCATGTGGGCCCGGCCGGCCGTGGCGCGCCGGTCGGCCGGGCCCGCTGTGCCTGCTCGGCCACTCCGGTCGGTGGCCGCCCGCTCAGCCGTCCCGTTCCATCAGGGCGTCCACGTGGGCGAGACCGCTCTCCGCGGCGATCGACTCCATCGACTGCGCGTCCCGCACCGTCGCGAACGTCACCGCCCCGCCCTTCCCCGCCCGGAATCCGTACACGGCAGGGCGAGGCAGGCTGTTGTACGCCCACGGGGTGGAGAAGTAGTACGCCCCCGTGTCGTACAGGATCACCACATCCTCCTCGGCCAGCTCCGGCAGCTCCCTGCCGTACGCCACCACATCGCCGGCGAAGCAGCACGGCCCCGCGATGTCCTGGGGCAGCACCGGGCCGGTCCTGGGGGTGCCGTCCGCGCCGAACGCCCCGATCCGCAGCGGCCAGGCGTCCGGCATGAACACCGTACGGGTGGCGGTCTGCGCACCCGCGTGGGTCAGGGCGATCCGGCGGCCCCCGGCGTCCTTCACGTACTCCACGCGCGCCCCGATGAACCCGTTCTTCGCCAGCAGCGACCGTCCGAACTCCGTGATCAGCCCGTAGCGCCCCGAGAGCAGGCCGGGGACGGCCGCGGTCAGGGCCGCCACGTAGTCCGGATACGTGGGGCGTACGGTCTCGTCGGCGAAGTTGACCGGGAGGCCGCCACCGATGTCCAGGCTGGTGACCTGCCGGACCCCCAGCGTCGCGTTGATCTCCTCGGCCAGTTCGTACGTTCGGGCCACCCCGGCCGCCATCAGCTCCAACGGGCAGCCCTGGGAGCCGACATGGGCGTGCAGCCGAGTGAGCCACGGCCGGTCCCGGAACGCCCGCACGATCGCCTCACGGGCTCCCGGATCGCGCAGCGCCACCCCGAACTTCGAGGTGCCCGTCGCCGTGCTCATCGCCCCGATGGAACCACCGCCGACCTGGGGATTGATCCGCACCCCGACCACCGAGGCGGTACCCGGATGACGGAGGGCGTCGATGCGGCGCAGTTCGTCGAGGCTGTCGGCGTTGACGGACACCCCGAGCGCGAGCGCCAGCCGGATCTCCTCACGGGTCTTGGCAGGCGAGTCCAGCACGACACGGGACGCGGCGAACCCCGCCTCCAGGGCGAGGCGCAGTTCGCCGGGGCTCGCCACCTCGCACCCCATGCCGCGGTCGGGCAGCCGCAGGACCGGGATGAGCGAGCACGCCTTGGCGGCGAAGGTGTGGAGCACCTCGGGCGCGGCCGAGAAGGCGTCGTGCAGAGCCCCGACGGAGGCCCGCACCCCTTCGGTGTCGATGAATCCGGCGACCTGGCCGCCCTCGCCCAGGAGCCCCTGCCCGACAGCCGCCCGGACGACGGCGTCGAAACGGGGATCGCGGCGCGTGGCGTGGCCGGTCGCGGGCGGTGTCGTCGCGCCCTCGTGGTGTGCGGGAGTCGTCTGCGTCATACGGCCGGAGTCCCTGATGGCTGCCCCCGGAGTCCTGGGCGGAACGGGGGCGCTCGGCAGCCGTCGCACGCGCGGGCGCGCGCCCCCGTGGTCAGGCGATCAGGCCGACCACGGCCTCCGGCGTGAGCATCCGGAAGGTGAACGCCTGCTGGAAGTAGAGGTGGACGCTGGTGGCGTCGTGGTCCGCGTAGCCGATCGACAGGTCCTGGCCCAGGCAGAGTTCGAAGTCCCCGCCGCGGGTGGAGAGCAGCACACCACCCTTGACCGCCGGCGCCCACAGGATCTCGTCATCGACCAGGCGGCTCAGATGCGTCTTGACCGGATAGCCGTGGTCCGAGGTCTCGGCCGCCTCGGTGAACGCGTCCGCGCCGAGAAGCAGCCGGTACGGCCCGTCGACCCCGGCCAGCCGCAGCTGGGTCACGGCCTGGCTGACCGCCACCGGATAGTCCCGCGCGTCGGCGGGCAGCGGCAGCGGATCGTGTGAGGAGCCGTCCCTCAGGCCGGTGATCCCGGCCGCCCCGTACCCGTCGATGATCGCCATGTCCTCGGCGAACGCGCAGGTGCGGGCGGCGTCCTTGACGGGCTGCCAGTCACTGTCGGCCGAGCCGCGCTCCACGTCGTCCACGGCCGCGCGGGTCACCGTGAACGGCACCCGCCACTCGATGACCGGCATCGACGTGCGGGCGCGCGCCACGACGTCCGGGGTGGGCGGACCGATGGCACGGAGGTGGCCGTCACCGACCGCGGCCAGCGTCGGGCCGGCCGGGTCGGAGACATCGACGACGCGGCGGCAGGCGACATGGCGGCGGAACGTGCGCCGGGCCTCCTCCTCGATCTCGTCCCAGGCTGCGGGGGTGACCGGTGCGAGCTCGCGGTGCAGATTGTTCATCACTGACTGCTTCCGTGCAGGCCGCCGAGGTGCAGCGAACCGTCGTCGGAGCCGGCGGCGGCCGGCTTCCGCGGCTCCTGCCGGTCCGGTGCGGACGCCGGCTCCGGCCGGCTCCCGGCGTGGGCCGAGGCGGGTGGGGGCGGGGGAGCGTCGAGGAAGTCGGCGCGGGGGGCGAAGAAGAGCGAGCCGGTGACCGCCGTGGAGAAGTCGAGGATGCGGTCGTGCGACCCGGCGCCGTCGCCGAGGAACATGTTGCGCAGCATCTGTTCGGTCACGCCGGGATCGGCCGCGTATCCGATGAAGTACGTGCCGAAATCGCCCCGTTCGAAGCTTCCGAACGGCATGTTCGCCCGCAGGATGTCCCGTTCGTTGCCGTCCTTGTCGATGATGGTGTTGAGCGCGAGATGGGAGTCGGCGGGCTTCTTGTCGTCGGGGAACTCCACATCGTCCAGCTTCGTGCGGCCGATGACGCGTTCCTGCTCCTCCACGGTGAGTGCGTTCCAGGACGCCAGGTCGTGGAGGTACTTCTGTACGACGATGTAGCTGCCGCCGTCGAAATCCGGGTCCTCCGGCCCGACGAGCGCCGCCACCCGTGCGTCGTTGCCCACCGGGTTCGCCGTGCCGTCCACGAAGCCGAGCAGATCCCGGTGGTCGAGATAGCGGAAGCCGTGCGTCTCGTCCACGATCCGCAGGGCCCCGCCGAGCTTGTCGAGCAACTGGGCGGCCCAGGCGAAGCAGACGTCCATCCGGTCGGCCCGGATGTGCAGCAGGAGGTCGCCCGGTGTCGCCGGAGCGTGATGAAGCGGCCCCCGCAGTTCCGGGAACGGCCGGAGGTGGGCGGGACGGGGCCCGCCGAACAAGCGGTCCCAGGCGTTGGAACCGAAAGCGGTCACACAGGCGAGCCCGGCGTCCGGGAACCGGAAGCCGAGCGACCGGGCGACGGCCGCGAGGTCCGGCAGCACGTCCCGCACCGCCTGCTCACCGCCCGGCTCGACCGTGCCCACCAGGAACAGGGCCGCACTGGTCACCGGTGCCACGACGGGTTGGACGGAGACGGGATCGGGAACGGCATCGGGCATGGACGTGCTCCGTTACGAGGGGGGTCGGACGGTGGCCGGACGGCGGCCACCGGGCGACGGCGAACAGGGCTCGGAGTTATTGGGCCACGGCTGCCGACCGGTCGCACGCGGGGTGGACCGGCCGGGGGAGCGGGGCCGCCACGCCGGGCTCAGCCCACCTCGACCTCGGACCGGTCGCCGCCCCAGAGCGTGTGGAACGAGCCCTCCCGGTCCGTACGCCGGTAGGTGTGCGCCCCGAAGAAGTCCCGTTGCCCCTGGGTGAGCGCCGCGGGCAACCGGTCGGCGCGCAGCCCGTCGTAGTACGAGAGCGCCGCGGCGAACCCCGGTGTCGGCACTCCCTGCCGCGCGGCCACGGCCACCACCGCCCGCCAGTCCTCCTGGGCCGCGCCGATCTCCTGCCCGAACTCCTCGTCAGCCAGCAGGAGGGTCAGGTCCGGCCGGGAGGCGTAGGCGGCGCGGATACGGTCCAGGAAGGCGGCCCGGATGATGCAGCCGGCCCGCCAGATCGCCGCCACGGAGCCGAGGCCGACGTCCCAGCCGTACTCCTCGCTGCCCGCCCGGATCTGGTGGAAGCCCTGCGTGTACGAGACGATCTTGGAGGCGTACAGGGCCTGCTCCACCTGGTCCGCGAACGCCGCGGCAGCCGGCGCGTCGAGCGGCTTCGGGCTGGGTCCGGGGAGGTCGCGTGCCGCGCCCCGCAGATCGGCGTGGCCGGACAGCGACCGGGCGAACACCGCCTCCGCGATCCCCGACACCGGGACCCCGAGGTCGAGCGCGATCTGGACGGTCCACCGGCCGGTGCCCTTCTGCTCCGCCCGGTCCTGCACGACGTCCACGAACGGCTTTCCGGTCGCCGCGTCCGTATGGGCGAGGACCTCCGCCGTGATCTCGATGAGGTACGAATCCAGCCGGCCGGTGTTCCAGGTGCGAAAGACGTCGGCGATCCGCGCGGGGGAGTAGCCGCCGACGGAACGCAGCAGGTCGTACGCCTCGGCGATCAACTGCATGTCCGCGTACTCGATGCCGTTGTGGACCATCTTCACGAAGTGGCCCGCGCCGTCGGGGCCGATGTGCGTGGTGCACGGCGTGCCGTCCTCCGCCCGAGCGGCGACCCGCTCCAGCATCGGGCCGAGCGATGCGTAGGACTCGGCGGAGCCGCCCGGCATGATGCTGGGGCCGTGCAGCGCGCCTTCCTCCCCGCCGGAGATTCCCACCCCGACGAAGTGGATGCCCCGCTCGCGCAGCTCCCTCTCCCGGCGGCGGGTGTCCTCGAAGTGAGCGTTCCCGCCGTCGATGATGACGTCGCCCTCCTCCAGCAGCGGGGCGAACTCCTGGATCACCGCGTCGGTGGCGTCCCCCGCCTTCACCATGATCACCAGCCGCCGGGGCCGTTCCAGCGCGGCGACGAACTCCTCCGGCGTGCGCGCCGGCACGAAATCGCCCTCGTCGCCGAACTCCTCCACCAGGGCGTCCGTCCGGGAGGTGGTGCGGTTGTGCAGGGCCACCGTGTAGCCGTCGCGGGCGAAGTTCCGGGCCAGGTTGCGTCCCATGACCGCGAGTCCGGTGACGCCGATCTGAGCGGTGCCGCTCATCTGTGTGCTCCTGGAGGTCCGATGACGTCGGGAGGGTGAGAAGCGGGGCGGGGCGCGGTCCCGCGCGGCGCCACGGTCCGCTCAGGGCGACGCCGAGGCCGCCGCTCCGCCCGTGGCGGGATCGGTCCCGGCGTCGCCCGGAGGCGGAGGCCAGGGCTCCAGCAGCGCGTCGTCGTCCCCCGGCTCGGGGATCACGTGCATCGCGGCCTCCTCGGCCGACGCCGCCGCCCCGTCGATGCCCACGTCGCTCGCGGTGAGGGTCGCCGGAACGGTCCCTTCCGCCTGCTGGGTCAGCCGCCCGGCACGGGCGACGCCGACCTCGTCGTCCCAGGGCTCGCCGTCACCGTCCACGAGATCGCCGACACCGTCGCCGAGTGAACGGTCCGGCTCGGGGACCTCTCTCCTCAGACGGGCTTCGAGGGACTCGCCGGAGTTCTGTTCCGAGGCCGTGGCGCCCAGCCCTTCGACCACCCAGGGGCGGTCCGGCGGCGCGTAGCCCTCGTCCAGCGGGTCGCCGGTGCCGGACGGGTCCATGAGCGTGTCCTCGGCGCCGAGCTGCTCGGCGGCGGGGTCGGAAGCTTCGGGCTCCTGGGGCTGGTAGACCGCGTCCCCCCAGTCGGTGTCGCTCATGGCGCGTCCTTTCCTCCGGGGTACCGAGAACCGCTGTCCCTGTACGCAATTCCACTCCGGTACCGCTCCGGCCGCAAAGGGAAGATCGGTTTCCGGGTGTCGGGGCGGGCCACCCCGACCGGTTCGTCCGCAGGTCGCGCCCCGTTCCCCCGGTATCCGAAGAGATCCGTCACACCGACGGTGCGGATGGTCGAACCGCCGAACGCCCGC
Proteins encoded in this window:
- a CDS encoding dihydroxyacetone kinase subunit DhaK — encoded protein: MASYFENGDDTLVPDALRGFARAHADLLTLDPDHGFLLARDPAPTRRVGLLSGGGSGHEPLHAGYVGRGMLDAACPGLVFASPHNRQVYEGSLAAARSEGVLHIVKNYTGDRINFGIAAERLAHRDVPCARVLIDDDLATDSEDIAAGRRGTGGTVLIEKILGAAADTGTGLRELQEFGTRLAARCRTLAVASAAHTAPSTGRPAFALDPEELEYGVGIHGERARRTIPRGPLRPLVERMVRELLDALSPARGSSVIVLVNGLGAVTPLELYAVHAELCGLLDARGIEPARSLVGEYVTALDMRGFSLTLLTADPEILRLYDAPVRTAALHW
- the panD gene encoding aspartate 1-decarboxylase — encoded protein: MLRTLFKSKIHRATVTQADLHYVGSVTVDAALMEAADLLPGELVHIVDIDNGARLETYVIEGERGSGVIGINGAAAHLVHPGDLVILISYAQVDDAEARAFVPRVVHVDADNRIVALGTDASAPVPGTRTERSPQAVVAGG
- a CDS encoding GNAT family N-acetyltransferase; translation: MADVEIRDDRESGSLVAYEGGEPVGSIAYFAVEPAPGALVAVHTVVRPEHEGKGIAGALVREFYAMAGREGVPVVPLCPYAAKWAQRHPDEAPEAPAELVQEAERRLGDHPELH
- a CDS encoding diaminopimelate decarboxylase, yielding MTQTTPAHHEGATTPPATGHATRRDPRFDAVVRAAVGQGLLGEGGQVAGFIDTEGVRASVGALHDAFSAAPEVLHTFAAKACSLIPVLRLPDRGMGCEVASPGELRLALEAGFAASRVVLDSPAKTREEIRLALALGVSVNADSLDELRRIDALRHPGTASVVGVRINPQVGGGSIGAMSTATGTSKFGVALRDPGAREAIVRAFRDRPWLTRLHAHVGSQGCPLELMAAGVARTYELAEEINATLGVRQVTSLDIGGGLPVNFADETVRPTYPDYVAALTAAVPGLLSGRYGLITEFGRSLLAKNGFIGARVEYVKDAGGRRIALTHAGAQTATRTVFMPDAWPLRIGAFGADGTPRTGPVLPQDIAGPCCFAGDVVAYGRELPELAEEDVVILYDTGAYYFSTPWAYNSLPRPAVYGFRAGKGGAVTFATVRDAQSMESIAAESGLAHVDALMERDG
- a CDS encoding family 1 encapsulin nanocompartment shell protein, giving the protein MNNLHRELAPVTPAAWDEIEEEARRTFRRHVACRRVVDVSDPAGPTLAAVGDGHLRAIGPPTPDVVARARTSMPVIEWRVPFTVTRAAVDDVERGSADSDWQPVKDAARTCAFAEDMAIIDGYGAAGITGLRDGSSHDPLPLPADARDYPVAVSQAVTQLRLAGVDGPYRLLLGADAFTEAAETSDHGYPVKTHLSRLVDDEILWAPAVKGGVLLSTRGGDFELCLGQDLSIGYADHDATSVHLYFQQAFTFRMLTPEAVVGLIA
- a CDS encoding Dyp-type peroxidase yields the protein MPDAVPDPVSVQPVVAPVTSAALFLVGTVEPGGEQAVRDVLPDLAAVARSLGFRFPDAGLACVTAFGSNAWDRLFGGPRPAHLRPFPELRGPLHHAPATPGDLLLHIRADRMDVCFAWAAQLLDKLGGALRIVDETHGFRYLDHRDLLGFVDGTANPVGNDARVAALVGPEDPDFDGGSYIVVQKYLHDLASWNALTVEEQERVIGRTKLDDVEFPDDKKPADSHLALNTIIDKDGNERDILRANMPFGSFERGDFGTYFIGYAADPGVTEQMLRNMFLGDGAGSHDRILDFSTAVTGSLFFAPRADFLDAPPPPPASAHAGSRPEPASAPDRQEPRKPAAAGSDDGSLHLGGLHGSSQ
- the gndA gene encoding NADP-dependent phosphogluconate dehydrogenase, which gives rise to MSGTAQIGVTGLAVMGRNLARNFARDGYTVALHNRTTSRTDALVEEFGDEGDFVPARTPEEFVAALERPRRLVIMVKAGDATDAVIQEFAPLLEEGDVIIDGGNAHFEDTRRRERELRERGIHFVGVGISGGEEGALHGPSIMPGGSAESYASLGPMLERVAARAEDGTPCTTHIGPDGAGHFVKMVHNGIEYADMQLIAEAYDLLRSVGGYSPARIADVFRTWNTGRLDSYLIEITAEVLAHTDAATGKPFVDVVQDRAEQKGTGRWTVQIALDLGVPVSGIAEAVFARSLSGHADLRGAARDLPGPSPKPLDAPAAAAFADQVEQALYASKIVSYTQGFHQIRAGSEEYGWDVGLGSVAAIWRAGCIIRAAFLDRIRAAYASRPDLTLLLADEEFGQEIGAAQEDWRAVVAVAARQGVPTPGFAAALSYYDGLRADRLPAALTQGQRDFFGAHTYRRTDREGSFHTLWGGDRSEVEVG
- a CDS encoding DUF5709 domain-containing protein, whose product is MSDTDWGDAVYQPQEPEASDPAAEQLGAEDTLMDPSGTGDPLDEGYAPPDRPWVVEGLGATASEQNSGESLEARLRREVPEPDRSLGDGVGDLVDGDGEPWDDEVGVARAGRLTQQAEGTVPATLTASDVGIDGAAASAEEAAMHVIPEPGDDDALLEPWPPPPGDAGTDPATGGAAASASP